In Portunus trituberculatus isolate SZX2019 chromosome 44, ASM1759143v1, whole genome shotgun sequence, a single window of DNA contains:
- the LOC123518715 gene encoding orexin receptor type 1-like → MNASELAELCDGAGNNTTAAADRVTSPSGSIVTVSGWQGVTLATLQVGVMVVGLLGNTTVAASVWRQGTSRQKQQQPAAHRHALLLSLAMADLLVTLLCLPAALARLLVLPWAAHWVMCPLLAATQNTAHAASTLSIAFLALDRYLTVRWPKLAPKVASRTAQLLAGLWVMAVLLAVPRGLTAALAVPGPICSEHWPVPALRVLYHTTVAAVVHLLPCATVILCHAAVASSLRRRGLDDTRMNLRPRQVIIMARECSLGGANTHKIVAASSSGGESDGDEERAALELRDTNNVPQVTLDAGKGRAPQAPPRPAPAIKPARNIHTIIRAHRRMRVRGPAQTASIFTSYRGHSTETRRRLARMLVALGAVFAACWLPYVVALLIWAWRESPSTRYALEVTLVLGHAHSALNPVVYWLMNRAFLTSLQRLLSTQLRLPRGVSCGGCGRPSCLSRPAATPWAGNSSTNEDNLGAFHPKYLNPHALRPQASRCTSHYFH, encoded by the exons ATGAACGCCTCTGAGCTGGCAGAGCTCTGTGACGGGGCAGGAAATAACACCACCGCCGCGGCTGACCGCGTCACCTCACCCAGTGGCAGTATCGTGACAGTATCG gggtgGCAGGGCGTGACGCTAGCCACGCTGCAGGtgggcgtgatggtggtggggctCCTGGGCAACACTACCGTAGCGGCCTCAGTGTGGCGGCAAGGTACCAGCCGCCAGAAGCAACAGCAACCCGCCGCGCACCGCCATGCTCTCCTCCTGTCCCTGGCCATGGCCGACCTGCTGGTAACACTGTTATGTCTGCCTGCCGCCCTCGCCCGCCTGCTGGTGCTGCCGTGGGCGGCACACTGGGTTATGTGTCCGCTGCTGGCCGCCACACAGAACACTGCCCACGCTGCTTCCACACTCTCCATCGCTTTCCTGGCTCTGGATCGCTACCTCACCGTGAGGTGGCCCAAGCTGGCACCCAAGGTGGCATCGAGGACGGCGCAGCTGTTGGCTGGACTTTGGGTGATGGCAGTGCTGCTGGCGGTACCTCGCGGACTGACCGCCGCCCTGGCCGTGCCTGGGCCAATATGCAGTGAGCATTGGCCTGTGCCCGCCCTACGCGTCCTCTACCACACCACTGTGGCCGCCGTGGTTCACCTTCTGCCTTGCGCCACTGTCATTCTGTGCCACGCCGCCGTTGCCTCATCGCTGCGGCGCCGAGGACTTGATGACACGCGAATGAATCTGCGGCCGCGGCAGGTAATCATCATGGCGCGGGAGTGTAGCCTCGGGGGCGCCAACACCCACAAGATCGTGGCTGCGTCGTCTAGCGGCGGTGAGTCGGACGGCGACGAGGAACGAGCCGCCCTAGAGCTGCGTGATACCAACAATGTGCCTCAGGTCACCCTTGACGCCGGCAAAGGCAGGGCACCCCAGGCACCACCACGCCCGGCACCGGCTATCAAACCCGCCAGAAATATTCACACCATCATCCGCGCACACCGACGCATGCGGGTACGCGGTCCCGCTCAAACGGCCTCCATATTTACTTCATACCGAGGTCACTCCACAGAGACGCGGCGGCGGCTGGCGCGGATGTTAGTAGCTTTGGGCGCGGTGTTCGCCGCCTGCTGGCTTCCCTACGTCGTGGCTCTGCTGATATGGGCGTGGAGAGAATCGCCTTCCACCCGCTACGCCTTAGAGGTCACGCTGGTGCTGGGCCACGCCCACTCTGCTCTCAACCCTGTCGTGTACTGGCTCATGAACCGCgccttcctcacctccctccaaCGCTTGCTGTCCACCCAGCTGCGTCTGCCCCGCGGAGTGTCCTGCGGAGGATGTGGTCGCCCATCCTGCCTATCGCGCCCCGCCGCTACACCCTGGGCAGGCAATTCCTCCACTAACGAGGACAACCTCGGCGCCTTTCATCCCAAGTACCTCAACCCGCACGCCCTGCGACCCCAAGCCTCGCGCTGCACCTCTCACTACTTCCACTAA